DNA from Acidobacteriota bacterium:
TAGCTTGTCGTTCTGGTGGCTGAGCTGATGCACCGTACCACCAGCGAGGCGGTAGACCTCATCTGCTTTTTCCGGATAGCCAATGATCGCCGCCTCGCAACCGGCTTTCTCGGTAAAGTCCGACACGACGATGGGCGGATTCAGTAGCTTGGTTTCGCTGCCATCGGCCAGCGCGAACCTGGCCGGGTAGCTGGAGCGGTCATCGGTGACCGTCACCTCGATGGATTGGCCGTCGGCCGTGAAATGCGGATTGTTGACGTCGCGGTCGAAACTGGGCGCCACCAGCCGCGGCGCGCCCGACCCATCCGCAGCGATCACTGCCAGCCGCGGCATGGCGTACATGTTCACCCTCGGCGCGGTGGATTTCAGAAACGCGATCGTGTGGCCGTCCGGCGACCAGGCCGGCTGGCCGGTGGCGTAGTAGTCCTCCTGCGTCAACTGCTTGGCCACCGCGCCCGGGCGCACATCCATGACGTAGAGCTGGCCGGTGTAATCGCGGTCGGGATGGGCATCATGGTTGCTGAAAAAGGCGATCCGGCGGCTGTCCGGCGACCACGCCGGGTGGCTCTGGTCGTAACGCGGGTCGGTCAGCAGCGAGAGCTTTTTCGTGGCCAGATCAAAAATGTAGATATGCGTCTTGCGGCCGGTCAAATACCCGACGGTGTCCGCCTCGAACAAGTAATGCTGGATCACCACCGGTGAGGGCGGCTGCGCCTGATCGTGATGCGAGAGCTTGTACAGCGTGGCTGCAGAAGGGTCTTCAATCTCCAGCGCCAGCTTGCGGCTGTCCGGTGACCAGACGAAGCTGTGCAGCGAACCCAGCGTCGCGGTCAACTGCACCGCTTCCCCGCCCCGCCGGTTCAACAGCCACACCTGATTGCCTTTGGCCGGCCCGGAGCGGGAAGAGGTAAAGGCCAGGTACTGACCGTCGGGCGACCACAGCGGCGAAGACTCGGAGCCGTCGGCGGAGTTCGTCAGTTGCACGTTCTCACTGCCATCGTATTTGGCCATCCAGATATGTGACTGGTGCTTGTCTTTCTTGACATTAATGCTGCTGACTACATACGCGACCCACTGACCATCCGGCGAACATTGGGGATCGCGGACGGAGCGCACCGCGTTCAGGTCGTTGATCCGCAGCGGACGGCGCGCCGCCGGTGCGCTTTGCGCGCCGGCCAGCGTGGCCGCGGTCAACAGTCCAGTGAGAAGCGCGAGGGTGGGTTTGTACCTTTTGTCCATGGCCGTGAGTATAATCCAAGCTGCCCCCCGGGGCGAGGACCTCTTGTGGAACCGCTCACCATCATCCGCATCGTCCACGCCAGCGTACTCATTCAGTTCGGAGCTTGCAGTGTGCTTACCGATCCCTGGTTCGCCGAGCGCCCCGGGCACCACCATGGCGAGCCCCTGGGCCTGCGCCTGGCCGATCTGCCCCAGCTATCTGCCGTAGTCTGCAGTCACAATCATTTCCACCATTTTGATATGCAGAGTTTCGCCCAATACCGTGACCGGGGCGTACCCATGATCGTGAACCGGGGCATGGAGAAGCCGGCGCGTCGGGCTGGCTTCAGCAATATTTTTCCGCTGGAACCCTGGCGCTCGGTGACCCTGGGACCACTGCGCGTCAGCGCCACCCCCTCCCGCCACGGCGTCCCCGATAACACCTACGTCCTCCACTGCGGCGGACGGCGCGTCTTTTTCGCGGCCGACTCCCTGGGCGTGGCCGAAGCCCGCAACCTGACCGAACGCTACTCCCACCCCGATGTGGCCCTGCTGCCCATCCAGGGCCTGCGCCTGCCCTTCTGGTTCAACCACCAACTGGTGATGAACCCCCAGCAGGCGGCGGCGATTGCCGGCCTCCTCCAGCCCCGCTTTGCCGTGCCCACACATTACCGGCTCTCCTACAGCGGCTTTCGCGACCGTTTTCTTTTCCAGACCAGGGGCAGTCTCCAGGCCTTTGCCGCCGCCATGGCCGCCGCGGCGCCGCAGACGCAAGTGCGCGTGCTGGCGCCCGGCGAGCCTCTGGTCATTGATTAATCGCCTATGGCCACCAGCGCTCTCCTCCCCGCCAATCCCTTGCCGCCGGCGCGCCGCAGTTTCCGCTGGGCTTCTCTGGGTCCGTTTCTGATCCTCGCCGCAACCGCCTCGCTTCTCCACGCCAACTGGCTGCTTATTCCCGCACGCTTTCCGGTGCACTGGGATCTGCAGGGCCAGGTCAACGGCTGGGCTACCCGCAACTTCTGGGGCGTGTACGGCATGCTGCTGCTCGCCGCACTTTTTTGTGCTTTGGATCTCTTCCTCGGCTGGGCAACCCTGCACTGGGCCGGACACCCCCGCGGCGCCGCCAGCCCCGCCCGCCGGCGCAATGCCGCGTGGGCGCTGCTGGCCTGTTCCTACCTCCTCGCCCTGGCTTTCAGCTTCGTGGCCCTGCTGCCCTTGCGCGGCGCCAGCCTCTCCGCCGCCAACGCCCTCGTCATCGTGCCCACCGTGTTGATTCCCTGCGCCGCGGCCATCGCCGTCCTGGTGGCCTGGCAATCACACCCCGCCGGCGCCCACCCACGCAGCTCGCCCCCACCCGAGCCTCACCACCAAGCCCACTGGGTCGCCGGCGTGGTTTACTACAACCCCGACGACCCGTCGATTCTCGTCCCCAAGCAGTTTGGCTTCGGCTACACCCTGAACTTTGCCCATCCGCTGTCCTGGTGGCTACTGGGCGCGACGGGCGCTGCCATTACCGTGGCGATGCTCCTCTCCTCGCCGCATTAGTGCGCAATCCCGCCAGCATTGCCTCAATAGCTGATGGCTGACGGCTGACCGCTGATCGCTTCTTTCGCGTGTTACTATCCCGAAATGGAAACTTGGTTTCGCCGCAGCGGTACTGTCGCTGCCGTCATTTTTCTATTCTTTGCCTCAGCCTTCGCCCAGGCGCCCGACTATGCCCATATCGCCAAACAGGCGGTCACCAACCTCGCCTCGGCGAACTATGACGCCGTCGAGCAGGCAATGAAGCCGGAAATGGCGCAGGAAGTTCCCGGGCAAATCCTGCAGTTGGTCTGGATGCACGTGGTCCGGCGCTTCGGCGCCTTCCAGCAGATCACCGGCGTCACCAGCAAGCCCGTGAAGGAGCAGCAGTTGGTCGAAGTCGCCTGCCAGTTCGCCCACGGCCCCGTCACCGTCGAGTGGATCATCAACGCTCAGGGCCAGATCACCGGTCTGCACTTTCAATAACTGGCCAGCGGCCGAATCAAACGGCGGCAGCTTGGAGGAGCCCTGAGCGCCAGCGGGCGGACCCTGCCGGCAATCGAAGCCCGCACTCCAAGCGACCCACGGGAGCGACCAGGGCAAAAAGTGGCGAGCCACCCACCCAACTCGGGTACAACCGGTCGCCAGGACCAGTAGCAAAAGGAATGGCGGAGGGAGAGGGATTCGAACCCCCGGTACCGTTTCCGGTACAGCGGTTTTCAAGACCGCCGGTTTCAACCGCTCACCCATCCCTCCGCACGCGCCGGTCGCGGCAGCTTGGAGGAGCCCGGAGCGCCAGCGGGCGGACCCTGCCGGCAATCGAAGCCCGCACTCCAAGCGACCAACGGGAGCGACCAGGGCAAAAAGTGGCGAGCCACCCGCCCTTAACTAATTTTAAGGCCTCCCGGCCCCGCGTAGGCCGACTTCCTGCTTTGCCAACCGCCATTAGCAATAACCGCCGATTCTCCGCGTGTTACCGGATGGGCGGTTACAGAAATGTCATTGACAACAACCTCCAGTCGGACTACACTCGCGCCCAGTAGACCTATCGCAGCGTGAAGTAAACGCTTATGTGAAAGGGGAATCTAAACAACAATGAGTTGTCGCCACTTCGCTCGCTTTTCCATGCGCCTGATGAGTGTGGCTTGCCTGCTGCTGTTCGCAACCGGCATGCTGATGGCGCAAACCACGTCTACCGGAGCCATCACCGGAACCGTCACTGATCCCAGCGGCGCCGCGGTGCCCAACGCCACGGTGCTGTTAACGCAGCAAGCTACGGGGTCCGTCACCCCCGCCGCCACCACCAGCACCGGAAAGTTCACCTTCACCGCCCTCCCGCCCGGCACTTATCAGCTCTCCGCCGTTGCCAAGGGCTTTTCCACCTCCAAGCAAAATGTCGTCGTGCGCGTGAACCAGATGACGAACGCGCCCTTCAAGCTCCAGATTGGCTCGGCCACGCAGACGGTCGAGGTCAGTTCTTCCGCCGGCACCGTCCAGGTCGATACCACCACCGCCGTGGTGGGCGGCACCATTACCGCCGAGCAGATCAAGAACCTGCCCAACATCGGCCGCAACTTCCTCGCCCTGGCGCAACTGCAGCCCGGCGTGCAGATGATTGATGGCGGCAACTTCGATCCCACCAAGAACGGCTTCGCCGGATTGTCCGTGCAGGGCGCCGAAGGCCGCACCACGGAAATCAATGTCAATGGCGCCGACATTACCGATCAGACCGTCGGCACGACCACCCTCAATCTCGCCTCCAGTTCGGTTCATGGGTTTCAGGTGAGCCAGTCCTCGGGCGACACCTCTTCGGACATCGGCAACACCGGCCAGGTCAACATCACCACCAATCACGGCAGCAACGACTGGCACGGCGAAGCCTTTGCCAATTACCGCAGTGCACGCTTCGCCGCCAACCCGACGCTGACCACCGTCAAGCCGCCGTTCAAGCAGAACCAGGATGGCCTCTCCCTGGGCGGTCCGCTCGTCAAGAACAAATTGTTCTTCTATGTCAACGGCGAACGCTATGACCGCAATGCCTACTCGTCGGTGGAAATGCCGGACTTCCCGCAGTACAACGGTTTCTTTTTAACCCCCGCGTTTGAAAAGGACGCCGACGCCCGCGTGGACTGGACCATCACGCCCAACTTCAAGATGTTCTACTACTTCGCGCACGGCAGCAATCGCGTCGTGCCTCCATCGGTGATTGGCGGCACCAGCCTGCAGCCCTTCACCAACGAGGACGTCTCTAACTTGCACGACATTTCGGCTACCTATACCCATGGCCGCTTCACCCACACTTTCCATTACGACCACCTGCTGTTCGTCAACCACATTTACAGCAACCCGGTCGCCGGCGCGCCCAATATTCCGATCAACATTGCCTTCCAGGATACGGGCGAGTCGTTCGGGCCGAATCTGCTTTCCCCGCAGAGCACCATGCAGTTTGACGATGAGGCTAAGTACGACGGCAGCTTCTACTTCGGCAATCACACCGTGCGCTACGGCGTGGAGTACAACCACATCGCCAACGACGTCTATGCGGCCTTTTTCGCTTCTGGGCCGCAGGTCGGCCCCTCGGTGAGCAACGGTCCGGTCAACGGCGGCTCCGCCAGCGACATCACCGCTTATGCGCCGGAGTTCGTCGTTTTCGCCAATGGACAGGGCTATTTTTCCAACCTGGCGGTTCATGGCCAGCCCTATGGCGGCGTCTTCAACCAGCGCAAATCGTTCTATATTGCCGACACCTGGCGGGCGAAGTCGAACCTGACCATCAACTACGGCATCCATTTCGAGCGCGATCCCGGCGAAGTGAACACCGATCTGGTACACCCCTCGGTGGTCGGCAACGCCTTCCCCACCCTGGCTCACGCCGCCAACATTCCCAACAACTTCTCCCCCACCGTGGGCATCGCCTGGGACCCGAGCGGTAAGGGGAGCTGGGTCATCCGCGCCGGTGCGGGCATGTACTATCAGAACAACATCTGGAACAACGTCATGTTCGAGCGCTCCAACTACATCAGCGCCGCAGTCGCCCCAGCCTTCCCCTTCACCAACGGCAATAAGGTGCTCGACGCCTTTGGGAATTGCGTCTTCTTGTGTAACGGTGGCAGCGCGTTGACTACCCAGTCGATTGCCCAGCTCACGCCAACCTTGCTGCAGGTGCAGACGCAGTTGTCCGCCAGCGCGGCGGCATTCGCGCGGAGCAGCGCCGCGGCAACACCGACCATCCTGGGCGTGCCCGGGCAGAGCGCCCCTGGCTCGAACATCGGCGGCAATCCCCTGTTTGACAGCACCTACCGCTCGCCCTATGCAATGCAATTCAACTTTGGTGTGCAGCATCAGCTAATGCCCGGCGCCGTGCTGTCCGCGAACTTCGTCGAAAACAAAGGCTTTGACCTGCTGTTGCAGCAGGATCTGAACGACGTGGGCGCGGCGCGCTACCTGAATCAGGCGGCGGCGATCACGGCCATCAACGCGGCGGCCTCGGATCTCGGCACCGCCCAGGGGGCTACCCCTCAGGATACGGTGCAGAACATGCTCAACGCCGCGGCCAAGGGACAGACCTATGTCCCATGCGGAAGCTGTGCGGCCACACCGATCACCAACCCGATCATCCAAAGCGAGTTGCTGGGCAACAGCAGCGGCGTTTCGCTCGGCTCGGGCACCAACACCGCCATCGGTTCGCCCAGCTTTGCCTTCGGCGGACGCAATCCCAACTTTGGGAATATGACCACCTACCGCAATGGCGCGGTCTCCGAGTACCGCGCGCTGCAAATGGAACTACGGCTGGAGAATTTCGCCGGCTTCGGTGCCATGCACATCAGCAGCCTGACCGTGAGCTACGCCCTGGGACGGCTGGACGCCAATCAGTTCTCTGGCTCCTTCGGCGGCGGCGCGGGTAATAATGACAATCCCCGCTTTTACTACGGTCCGGAAGGGTATGATCGCACCTCGCAACTGAGCGTCGGCGGCGTCTTCAACCTGCCGTGGGGCGTGCGTTTCGCTACGGTAAATCACTTTGATACCGGCTTCCCGGTTACGCCGCGCTTGGGCGATACCGGCTCCGGACCAGGGAAGATCTTCCAGACTGACTTCTACGGCAGCGGCTCCACCGGCAACATCCTGCCGGGCAGCAACCTGGGCGCCTTCAACCGCACCCTCGGTTCGCCGCAAGCTCTGCAGGCGGCGATTACCAACTACAACGCCTCCGAGGCGTTGACGGACACTCCGGCAGGCGAGGCCCTCCTCTCCGCCGGCCTGATGAACCAGTCGCAACTCTCCGCGCTGGATCTGGTCAAGCCCTACATCAACGTACAGGTCAATCCCCAGCAGATCATGCCGGATGCCTTCATGGATACCGACCTGACCTTGGCCAAGGACATCAAAATGGGCGACCGCTTCACGCTGACGCCGGAAATTGATGTCTTCAACCTGTTCAATGTCGGCAACTATGATCCTCCGGGCAACGTCATGGGCGGCTCGCTGGGCGTGGGTTACAGCCCCGCCACGGCCGGGAACTACGGCAGCCCCGATTCGCTCACCAACACCACCCGGCTCGGCCAGTTCAACAAGTACGGCCTGAACACGGGTACGTTTGCCTCCGGCATTCCCCGCGCCTTCCAGGGCCGCATCAGCTTCGTCTTCTAACCTGCGCCGCAGTCCATAGCGCGACGGGGCGTGCCTTCCGCACGCCCCGTTTTTATTGAATCCGGGCAATCGCCAAGCCGAGGTCGGTCGCCACCTCCTGTAGGCGCCGACCAACCGTCCACAGGAGAGCAGTGCTTTAACCGGCGCGCGGCCTCACGTTGAACTATCAGCGTCAGCGATCCGCGCAGCAGGCGCGACGTTTCCTGAATGCCCTTCTAGTGGCGAGCTTTGGCTACGAGCTCGTCGGGAAGAGTAACGGTGGTCCTCACGCGTCAACTATAGCGCCGGTCGATCGCCTATTTGAGCTCTGCCAGGGTAACCCCGGTGCCGCCTTGGTTCTGCGGCGGGTGTGCGAAGCGGGCCACCTGCGGATGCGCGCGCAGCGCGTCGGCGACCAGCTTGCGCAACACGCCGAACCCGGCGCCGTGTACGATGCGTACCTGCTCAGCGCCCGCCAGCAGCGCCGCGTCCAAAAATTTGTCCAGGCGCGCTTCCGCCTCATCCGCGCGCAGGCCAATGAGGTTCAGCTCCAGCGTCGCCGGCGTCAACCGGTCCGGATCCGCAGCGCTGGCCGCCGCGGGCCGCGCCGGCGGTGACACGGCCTCGATCTCGGCGGCTCCAACTTGCATCCGCACCGCGCCGGCAGCCACTTCGTAGCCCCCATCGGCGAGCCGCCGCAGGACGCGGGCCAGCGCCCGCGAGCCACGCAACCGCACCGGATCGCCGGGATGCACCTCCGGCCGTGAAGACGCCGCCGCCGATTCCTCCCCCAGCGCCGCCGCCGATTCAGCCTGCCAGGCTTCGGCAGCTTCGCGGCGCTGGCGCGAGCGCGCCGCCGCCAGCTTGCGCTGCTGCGCGGCGGTGAGCGAGGCCTTGAGCTCCTCCAGCTCGTGCTGCCAGCGCCGGTCGCCCGCCTCGGCAAACGCCGCAAACCGCCGCTCCATCTCTGCCCGCAGGCTCGCCATTTGCTTCTGCTGCCAGGTGCGGTCATGCGCCGCCAGCGCCTGCTCCCGCGCCCCGACCGCGCGCTCCCGCGCCTCCAGACCGCGGAGCTGTTCTTCGGCTGCTGCCAGGTTTTCCTGCAGCTTCTGCAGATACTCCGCCGCCTCCACCTGCTCGCGCGACAGCCGCCCGCGGGCGCCGGCGATAATCGCGGCCGGCAGCCCCAGGCGCTCCGCCATGTCCAGCCCGGCCGACACCCCGGGCACGCCCATGCGAAATTGATAGCTGGGCGCGAGCGTCACCGGATCGACCGCAACCGAACCGTTGGCCACCGCGCCCGGCTGCTGGCTGGCCCAGGCTTTCAGACTGTCATGGTGCGTCGAAATCAGCGTCCAGCAGCCGCGCTCCCGCAGCCATGCGCCAATTTCAATGGCCAGCGCCGCGCCTTCCGCCGCATTCGTGGCCGTGCCCAATTCGTCGAGCAGCACCAGGCTGGCGGGCGTCACCGCCTCCAAAATCCCGCGAATGTGTACCAGGTGGCTGGAGAATGTGCTCAGGTTTTGTTGAATCGACTGCACGTCGCCAATATCGGCCCAGAGAGCATCAAACACCGGCAACTCCGCGCCGCCGGCGCACACCGGCAAACCGCATTGCGCCATCCAGGCCGCGACCACCACCGTCTTGAGGACCACCGTCTTGCCGCCGGTATTAGGGCCGCTGACGATGAGCATGCGTTCCGGCGCCAGCCGCAGCGTGAGCGGGACGACGGCGCGATCCGCCTGCCCCCGCAACGTGGCCACCAGCAGCGGATGCCGCGCCTGCCGCAGCTCCAGCGCCTCGCCGAACTCCGCCCTGGTGGCGGCGTAGTCCTCCGCAAACCGCGCCTTGGCCGCTTCCAGCTCGAGGGCGCCGCAAACGCCGGCCGCGCTCGCGATCTGCGGCGCGGCAGCGGCGACTTGCCGGCTCAGCTCGCGCAGAATGCGCCGCTGCTCGGCTTGTTCGGCTTCCCGCAGCCGGATGGCTTCATTGTTGAGCTCGATGGTTTCGAGCGGCTCGACGAACACCGTCTGCCCGCTGGAACTGGCGCCGTGTACCACCCCCGGGGCGCGGCGGCGCGCCTCCGCCCGCACCGGCAGCACGAAGCGCTCGTTGCGCACCGTGATCAGTGTGTCCTGCAGGGCCCCATCGCCGCCGCTGCCCAGCTTCTGCATTTCCCGCCCCAGGGCGCTTTCAATCAACTGCCGCTGCCGCCCAAGCTGCCGGCGCAACCGGGCAAGTTCAGGCGAAGCCTCGTCGCTCACTTCGCCGCTCGGCAACAGCGCCCGCCGCAACCCTTGCGCGAGCGCGTCCAGCCGCGGCAACCCTTCCGCCAATTCGGCCAGCAACGGCCAGCTTTCGCGTGGATCCTGCCCGGCGGCGTCGAGAAGGTTGGCCCGCAGCGACCCCGTTTGTTCGGCGAATGCCGCGATCTGGACCAGCGCGGGACCGTCAAGTGTGCCCGCCGCCGCGTCTTCGAGCAACGGACGCGGATCCCCCAGCGCCGCAAACGGAAACGCCCCACGCTCCCGCCGCCAAACCGCAGCTTCGCTCCAGCGCCGCTGCAGCCGCTCCAGTTCCTCTCGGTCGCGATAAAAACGCAGCGCCGCCAGCGCTTCCCCGCCCAGCGGCGTCGCCAGATACGCCGCCAGCAGCGCCAGCACCGCCTCCGCGTCGGGCGGGGCGGCGCCAGGCGCCAGCGCGCGATCGGAGGCGGTCATTTCTTCTTGCGCGACCGCGCCTTGGGCGGCGCGGCGGGCGTCGGTTCGGTCGCCAGGATGCCCGCCAGCACCTGATCAAAGGCCGTCAGTTTCGGCTTGCTGCTGCGCGCCGGCGCCGTGCCGCCGCGCCAGGGATGCTGAAACCCACAGGTGCGGCAGGTCGTGGTCGCCACCGCATCCCCCACCAGCGCCGCCACCGTGTGATTGGTCAGGCGGTGACAATGGCTGCAGTAGTCGTCCACCTCATCGCCCACACGCTGGCCCATAACCCCTTCCTCCTGTATAATCGTAGTTTATTCGCGAGAGGACTTCATCTATGGCACGCGTCTGTGATTTGTGCGGCAAAGGACCGCAGTTCGGCAACCGCATTAGCCACGCCCACAACGTGACCAAGCGGCGCTGGAACGTCAATCTCCAACTCAGCCGCGTCCAGCGCCCCGAGGGCGGCACCGTCAAGCTCCGCCTCTGTACCGACTGCATCAAGTCCGGCAAGGCCGCCAAGCCGCTTAGGCGGCAGACGAAGCCGGCCGCCTAAGCGCCCTGCGTAGCCTTGGCGAAGCAGGGCACAGGATCAGTCACTTCGAACTATCCCGCCAGCGCAATCACATCGATTTCCACGCGCGCGCCTTTGGGCAGATCCTTGACCGCAACCGTGGACCGCGCCGGTGGATTCTGCGGAAACGCCTTGGCGTAGATCTCATTCATCGCCGCAAAGTCGCCCATCTCCGCGAGGAACACGCTCGACTTCACCACGCCCGCCAGGCTGCTCCCCGCGGCCTCCAGCACGGCTTTCAGGTTCTGCAGCACCCGCTCCGTCTGCTGGCGCACATCGCCCTCCAGCAGCTTGCCGCTGGCCGGGTCGAGTGCAATTTGACCGGAGCAAAAAACGAATCCACCTGCGCGCACGGCCTGCACGTAAGGACCGATGGCAGCGGGAGCGTTAGGAGTGGCAACGGTGGAGCGGGTTTCCAGAGCAGGCATGAGAACAGTGTACCGTACGCGGCAACTTGGAGACGCCCCGATCGCCTGCGGGCGTCCGTTGCCGGGAGCGACGCTCGGCCACAGCCCGACCACCGGGAGGGCGGCTCCAACAAAAGGTGGCCGTGCCACTTTCAACCCTCCGTTTTCAGTTTTCCGCGCCCGCGCACCCGCTCCACCGCATAAACCCCCGGCACCCGCTTCAGCCCCTGCAGAATCTGTTCCAGCACCCCGGCGTCCCGCACATCGACCGATAGATCCACCACCGCCCGCCCCTCGCCGGTCTTCGCCCCCGCATTGCGGATATTCGCGCCCTGTTCGGATATCACATTCGTTATGGCGTTCAGCATGCCGGCATTGTCGTCGGTGTGGAGCTGCAGCTTGACCTCGCTGGGCTCGGCCGCGTCCGGCGCCCAGGCCACCTCGATGCGCCGGTCGGCCTCGTACATAAGGTTGCGCACGTTGGTGCAACTGGCGCAGTGCACGCCCACGCCGCGCCCGCGCGTGATGTAGCCCACGATTGGCTCCCCATGCACCGGCGAACAGCAGGCGGCCCGATACACCAGCAAGTCACTGAAGCCGCGCACCAGAATTGGGCTGCCAGGCCGCGCCCGGGGCGTGCGCCGCGGCGTCTGCAAGCGCCGCGCCTGTTCCGGCGTGCGCTCGGCCACTGGCACCAGCTTCATCAGCACCTGACGCGCCGAAATCTTGCCATACCCGAGCGCCGCGTACACCTCCGCGGGTTTGGACAGGTTCAACTCCGTCCCCGCCCGTTCCAGTGCCGCCTCGGTCAGGCTCTTCACGCTGACATCGAACCGCCGGGCTTCGCGTTCCAGCGCGCGCCGGCCAATTTCGGTGGCGCGCTGCCGCTCGTGAATGTTGAACCAGTGCTTGATCTTCTGCCGTGCCCGTGAAGTGCGTACGTAGCCCAGCCACGTCCGGCTGGGGGTGTGCCGCGGCTGCGTCAGCACCTCCACAATGTCGCCCGTCCGCAGCCGGTAGCGCAGCGGTACGATACGGCCGTTCACGCGCGCGCCGCTGGCGCGATGGCCGACTTCGGTGTGGACCGCATAGGCAAAATCCACGACGCAGGCGCCGCGCCCCAGCGTCAGAATCTGGCCCTTGGGCGTGAAGGCATAAATCTCCTCCGGCGCCAGATCAACCTTGAGCATCGCCAGAAACTCAGCCGGATCCGCAATGTCGCGCTGCCATTCCACCAGCCGGCGCAGCCAGCGCAGCCGTTCATCGTCGGCCGCCGGCGTGGCGCCGGCGGCGCCGTCCTTGTACTTCCAGTGCGCAGCAATCCCCTCTTCCGCCATCCGGTGCATTTCTTCGGTCCGAATCTGCACTTCAAACGGCTGCCCGCTGGCGTCAATCACCGACGTATGCAGGCTGCGGTACATGTTGGCGCGCGGGGTGGCGATGAAGTCCTTGATGCGCCCCGGCACCGGCGTCCAGGCGCTGTGGATCACCCCCAGCACCGCATAGCAGTTGCGTACCGAATCGGTGATGATGCGCAGCGCCAGCAGATCGTAAACCTGATCCACCGCAATCCGCTGCCGCTCCAGCTTCTGATGAACGCTGTAGTTGCGCTTGATGCGCCCCTCGACGCGCGCCGGAATGTCATGCTCACCCAGCGCCGCCAGTACCCGCTGCTCCACCCCGCGCAGGAACTCCTCCCCGCCCGCGCGCCGGCTCTCCACCGCCGCCTGCACCCGTGCGTAGGCCTCCGGCTCCAGATAACTGAACGCCAGGTCCTCCAGCTCGCCCCGCATCTTCCCCATCCCCAGCCGGTGCGCCAGCGGCGCGTAGATGTCCATGGTCTCGCGCGCAATCGCCTGCTGCCGCTCCGGCGCCAGCGGCTGCAGCGTGCGCATGTTATGCAGCCGGTCCGCCAGCTTGATGAGGATGACCCGGATGTCGTCCACCATCGCCAGCAGCATCTTGCGCATGTTCTCCGCTTGCCGCGCGTCATTGCGGAACGGCCCCTGAAACTCCAGCCGGTCGATCTTGGTAACGCCCTCGACCAAATGCGCCACCGTAGTCCCAAACTCGTGCGCCAATTGTTCCGTGGTAGCCGGTGTGTCTTCCACCGCGTCGTGCAGCAACCCTGCCGCCACGCAGGTGCTGTCCATTTCCATTTCGGCCAGCACCGAAGCCACCGCCAGCGGATGCAGAATAAACGCCTCGCCCGACCGCCGCTGCTGATTGCGGTGCAACCGTGCGGCATACGCGAACGCCCGCTGCAACAGCCCAAGGTCATCCAGCGGCCGGTTGGCCTCCATCCGCGCCAGCAACACCTCGAACTCCGCCCGCGCGCGCGGACCCACCGCCGGCGCCGCCTGCGTTTTCGTGGCCACGAATCTAAGTTATCAGTTTTCAGTAATCAGTTCTCAGTTCACTCCGGAACCGCCGCGGGCCCGGCGTCCGAACTGAAAACTGATAACTGAGAACTGAGAACTGAAGACTACACCCGCGTCGA
Protein-coding regions in this window:
- a CDS encoding DUF1648 domain-containing protein, yielding MATSALLPANPLPPARRSFRWASLGPFLILAATASLLHANWLLIPARFPVHWDLQGQVNGWATRNFWGVYGMLLLAALFCALDLFLGWATLHWAGHPRGAASPARRRNAAWALLACSYLLALAFSFVALLPLRGASLSAANALVIVPTVLIPCAAAIAVLVAWQSHPAGAHPRSSPPPEPHHQAHWVAGVVYYNPDDPSILVPKQFGFGYTLNFAHPLSWWLLGATGAAITVAMLLSSPH
- a CDS encoding S9 family peptidase — its product is MVVPGALGEPGIGKHTASSELNEYAGVDDADDGERFHKRSSPRGAAWIILTAMDKRYKPTLALLTGLLTAATLAGAQSAPAARRPLRINDLNAVRSVRDPQCSPDGQWVAYVVSSINVKKDKHQSHIWMAKYDGSENVQLTNSADGSESSPLWSPDGQYLAFTSSRSGPAKGNQVWLLNRRGGEAVQLTATLGSLHSFVWSPDSRKLALEIEDPSAATLYKLSHHDQAQPPSPVVIQHYLFEADTVGYLTGRKTHIYIFDLATKKLSLLTDPRYDQSHPAWSPDSRRIAFFSNHDAHPDRDYTGQLYVMDVRPGAVAKQLTQEDYYATGQPAWSPDGHTIAFLKSTAPRVNMYAMPRLAVIAADGSGAPRLVAPSFDRDVNNPHFTADGQSIEVTVTDDRSSYPARFALADGSETKLLNPPIVVSDFTEKAGCEAAIIGYPEKADEVYRLAGGTVHQLSHQNDKLFAGLQLGKVRGVEFTASDGNSAHGILTLPVDYQTASRVPFLLRIHGGPTGQDDYSFSFENQIFAAHGYAVLNVNYRGSNGRGQAYSQVIAGDWGNLEEKDLEAGVNWAIQSGIADPNRLGVGGWSYGCISTDYMIASDPRFKAATCGAGTGFTFSLYGVDEYIRQYDNEIGPPWDAKAWATYQKIGYPLLHADRIKTPTLYMSGLLDMNVPMVGNKQMYEALKTLNVPTELVLYPGQWHGFRRPSFLRDRYRRYLDWYAKYLLGKGATAGDAAER
- a CDS encoding MBL fold metallo-hydrolase — encoded protein: MVLVFLDINAADYIRDPLTIRRTLGIADGAHRVQVVDPQRTARRRCALRAGQRGRGQQSSEKREGGFVPFVHGREYNPSCPPGRGPLVEPLTIIRIVHASVLIQFGACSVLTDPWFAERPGHHHGEPLGLRLADLPQLSAVVCSHNHFHHFDMQSFAQYRDRGVPMIVNRGMEKPARRAGFSNIFPLEPWRSVTLGPLRVSATPSRHGVPDNTYVLHCGGRRVFFAADSLGVAEARNLTERYSHPDVALLPIQGLRLPFWFNHQLVMNPQQAAAIAGLLQPRFAVPTHYRLSYSGFRDRFLFQTRGSLQAFAAAMAAAAPQTQVRVLAPGEPLVID
- a CDS encoding DUF3887 domain-containing protein, encoding METWFRRSGTVAAVIFLFFASAFAQAPDYAHIAKQAVTNLASANYDAVEQAMKPEMAQEVPGQILQLVWMHVVRRFGAFQQITGVTSKPVKEQQLVEVACQFAHGPVTVEWIINAQGQITGLHFQ